From the genome of Actinomycetota bacterium, one region includes:
- a CDS encoding zinc ribbon domain-containing protein: MPTYDLECHGCGLRFEVFRQGFLRDEDLACAACGATDVGQRYTGFVTSRPPRDRTEPSVRGFGHACSSGCGCARARAAPDGTIVPP; this comes from the coding sequence ATGCCCACGTATGACCTCGAATGCCACGGGTGCGGCTTGCGGTTCGAGGTCTTCCGGCAGGGCTTCCTGCGCGACGAGGACCTGGCCTGCGCGGCGTGCGGCGCCACCGACGTCGGCCAGCGCTACACGGGGTTCGTCACCTCGCGGCCGCCACGTGATCGCACGGAGCCCAGCGTGCGCGGGTTCGGACACGCCTGCTCGTCAGGATGTGGCTGCGCCCGCGCGCGCGCGGCCCCTGACGGCACGATCGTCCCGCCCTGA
- the uvrC gene encoding excinuclease ABC subunit UvrC produces the protein MGTEPLRDQLAALPDAPGVYLFRDAGDRVMYVGKAKSLRKRVFSYFEAPVRGQDGTGEGRPGPKAGLHPRISEMVSRAGRLEALVVNSEQEALILEGNLITTHRPPFNVKLRDDKSYPYIGISLDEAYPRVYFTRERHRRDRVYFGPFSSASKVRETLSLIGKIFPSRPCEGTEPGRPSGIPCLDYHIKRCMAPCVDYISLQDYRHLIDQIIAFLSGRYRGLEQELEQQMREAAEAQRFEDAAVFRNRLNAVRHLMERQLMSSDSLESLDVLGVAVDDDGEAANVQVLQVRDGVLGDRQSFFVDAAGSSDPSTVLEQFVMEYYALGMAIPPLVVVPFGMPTNGIEAVLAERRQAGVEVRASERGEKRRMQELAERNARLALDQDRARAARTRERRTAALGDLQRALGLDAPPMRIECFDISNLGATYAVASMTVLSGGAPDRKHYRSFTMRYEGGPDDFARMEEAIGRRMARLAAGDPDASLGAAPSLVVIDGGKGQLGAAQRAMREAGIDVPMIGLAKHQEEVFVPGRSDPILLPEDSAGLKLLQQVRDEAHRFALRHHRGRRGKGMTASAMDALPGVGPARRRAILRHFGSPERFLAATREEMEAVPGLPPKVARDIYEHLNKTGGPDQVETLAGSGNGWS, from the coding sequence ATGGGCACCGAGCCGCTCCGCGATCAGCTCGCCGCGCTGCCGGACGCGCCGGGCGTGTACCTGTTCCGCGACGCCGGGGACCGCGTGATGTACGTGGGCAAGGCGAAGTCGCTGCGCAAGCGGGTGTTCTCGTACTTCGAGGCGCCGGTGCGCGGCCAGGACGGCACGGGTGAGGGACGCCCGGGTCCAAAGGCGGGCCTGCATCCGCGCATCTCGGAGATGGTCTCGCGCGCAGGGCGACTCGAGGCGCTGGTGGTGAACAGCGAGCAGGAGGCCCTGATCCTCGAGGGCAACCTCATCACCACCCATCGCCCGCCCTTCAACGTGAAGCTGCGCGACGACAAGAGCTACCCGTACATCGGCATCAGCCTCGATGAGGCCTACCCGCGCGTGTACTTCACGCGCGAGCGGCACCGGCGGGACCGGGTGTACTTCGGCCCGTTCTCGAGCGCATCGAAGGTGCGCGAGACCCTCTCGCTCATCGGCAAGATCTTCCCCAGCCGCCCGTGCGAGGGCACCGAGCCCGGCCGGCCGTCGGGCATCCCATGCCTCGATTACCACATCAAGCGGTGCATGGCGCCGTGCGTCGACTACATCAGCCTGCAGGACTACCGGCACCTGATCGACCAGATCATCGCGTTCCTGTCGGGCCGCTACCGCGGTCTCGAGCAGGAGCTCGAGCAGCAGATGCGCGAGGCCGCGGAGGCCCAGCGGTTCGAGGACGCCGCGGTGTTCCGCAACCGGCTCAACGCCGTGCGCCACCTTATGGAGCGCCAACTGATGAGCAGCGACTCGCTGGAGTCGCTCGACGTCCTGGGCGTGGCCGTGGATGACGACGGCGAGGCGGCCAACGTGCAGGTGCTGCAAGTGCGCGACGGCGTGCTGGGTGACCGGCAGTCGTTCTTCGTGGACGCCGCCGGATCGAGCGACCCGTCGACAGTGCTCGAGCAGTTCGTGATGGAGTACTACGCGCTGGGCATGGCGATACCGCCGCTGGTGGTGGTGCCGTTCGGCATGCCGACGAATGGCATCGAGGCCGTGCTGGCGGAGCGCCGGCAGGCCGGGGTGGAGGTACGGGCATCGGAGCGCGGCGAGAAGCGCCGCATGCAGGAGCTGGCCGAGCGCAATGCGCGACTGGCCCTCGACCAGGACCGAGCTAGGGCGGCACGCACGCGCGAGCGGCGCACCGCCGCGCTCGGCGACCTGCAGAGGGCGCTGGGCCTGGACGCCCCGCCCATGCGCATCGAGTGCTTCGACATCTCCAACCTCGGCGCCACCTACGCCGTCGCCTCGATGACCGTGCTGAGCGGCGGCGCGCCCGACCGCAAGCACTACCGGTCATTCACCATGCGCTACGAGGGCGGACCCGACGACTTCGCCCGCATGGAGGAGGCCATCGGCCGCCGCATGGCGCGCCTGGCAGCGGGCGACCCCGATGCCAGCCTCGGGGCAGCGCCGTCGCTCGTGGTGATCGACGGCGGCAAGGGGCAGCTCGGCGCCGCGCAGCGCGCCATGCGCGAGGCCGGCATCGACGTGCCGATGATCGGCCTGGCCAAGCACCAGGAGGAGGTCTTCGTGCCGGGGCGGTCCGATCCGATCCTGCTGCCCGAGGACTCCGCGGGGCTCAAGCTGCTGCAGCAGGTGCGCGACGAGGCCCATCGGTTCGCCCTGCGCCACCATCGCGGGCGCCGCGGCAAGGGCATGACGGCCAGCGCCATGGACGCCCTGCCGGGAGTGGGCCCGGCCCGGCGCCGGGCGATACTGCGACACTTCGGGTCGCCGGAGCGCTTCCTCGCCGCCACGCGCGAGGAGATGGAGGCGGTGCCCGGCCTGCCGCCGAAGGTGGCACGCGACATCTACGAGCACCTCAACAAGACGGGCGGTCCCGACCAGGTCGAGACCCTCGCCGGATCGGGCAACGGATGGAGTTGA
- a CDS encoding zinc-binding dehydrogenase gives MRAAVFRGKEDIHIEEVARPACGPTDAIVRVTTTTICGTDSHIWREEYPVANGRIVGHEPVGVIDELGEAVQGYEIGDRVVVGAITPCGACYYCQHGDFSQCAGYDDTWGLIGGWRLGNSADGVQADYFRVPYAQANLAKIPDGVSDEEVMFVTDIASTGISAAETANVRIGDSVVVYAQGPIGLCATAGARLMGASLIIGVDSNPTRLEMAKTMGADVVIDYTQEDPVARVKELTEGRGTDVAIEALGIQETFENCMKSVRPAGVVSSLGVYGDKVTIPLDAFVYGIGDVDIRTTLCPGGKERMRALMSLVSAGRLDLQQLVTHHFTLDQIEEAYPLFSNQEDGVLKVAITT, from the coding sequence ATGCGTGCTGCGGTGTTCCGCGGGAAAGAGGACATCCACATCGAGGAGGTCGCACGGCCCGCGTGCGGGCCGACCGACGCGATCGTGCGGGTGACCACCACCACCATCTGCGGAACCGACTCGCACATCTGGCGCGAGGAGTACCCCGTCGCCAATGGGCGGATCGTCGGCCATGAGCCGGTGGGAGTGATCGACGAACTGGGCGAGGCCGTGCAGGGGTACGAGATCGGCGACAGGGTGGTTGTGGGTGCCATCACGCCGTGCGGTGCCTGTTACTACTGCCAGCACGGCGACTTCTCGCAGTGCGCCGGCTACGACGACACCTGGGGCCTGATCGGCGGCTGGCGCCTGGGCAACTCCGCGGACGGCGTGCAGGCGGATTACTTCCGCGTGCCGTACGCGCAGGCCAACCTGGCCAAGATCCCGGACGGCGTGAGCGACGAGGAGGTCATGTTCGTGACCGACATCGCGTCCACCGGCATCTCTGCCGCCGAGACCGCCAACGTTCGCATCGGCGACTCGGTGGTGGTGTACGCGCAGGGGCCCATCGGCCTGTGCGCCACGGCCGGTGCGCGCCTCATGGGCGCGAGCCTCATCATCGGGGTCGATTCCAACCCGACACGCCTCGAGATGGCCAAGACGATGGGCGCTGACGTGGTGATCGACTACACGCAGGAGGACCCGGTCGCGCGCGTGAAGGAGCTGACGGAGGGCCGGGGCACCGACGTGGCCATCGAGGCCCTGGGAATACAGGAGACCTTCGAGAACTGCATGAAGTCCGTGCGCCCGGCGGGCGTGGTGTCGTCGCTTGGGGTGTACGGCGACAAGGTCACGATTCCGCTCGACGCCTTCGTGTACGGCATCGGCGACGTGGACATCCGCACCACTCTGTGCCCCGGCGGCAAGGAGCGCATGCGGGCCCTGATGTCGCTGGTGTCGGCGGGGCGGCTCGACCTGCAGCAGTTGGTCACCCATCACTTCACCCTCGACCAGATCGAGGAGGCCTACCCGCTCTTCTCAAACCAGGAGGACGGCGTGCTGAAGGTGGCGATCACCACGTGA
- the thrS gene encoding threonine--tRNA ligase: MFHPSARARKRGPAPGTGVASIARRMHVVLPDGNRLDLPEGATGYDAAAAIGPGLAKAALAVRVGDEIRDLAGPLANGEQIAIVTGKSGDDHLYVMRHSAAHVMAEAVMSLFPGTRFGFGPPIADGFYYDFELDAPITEDDFPAIEAEINRIAKSKSPFERSVMSIPDAKAFFEERAQPYKVDQVEELGRQGEADVSLYRERDFTDLCRGPHVHDTGKIGHVKLLSVAGAYWRGSEKNPMLTRVYATAFPTKAELDEYLERLEAARARDHRRVGRDLGIFYFDEAGPGFPFFLPKGMVVVNEIQSALRTELDGMGYQEIRTPTMLSDELWKQSGHYEHYKDNMYFTEVDEQGFAVKPMNCPGACLVFRSTRRSYRDLPLRLAEFGHVHRHELSGVLHGLFRVRAFTQDDAHVFCRMDQIQSEVRSILDLTERFYARFGFEDVSMFLSTRPEKATGTPEMWDQAEEALRQALGDREYGIKEGDGAFYGPKIDIQVTDTMGRSWQLGTCQLDFYMPERFGLTYTTADDTEERPVIIHRAITGSLERFLGILLEDTGGDLPFWIAPEQARVIPVSDRHAPYADEVCATLRGSGLRADVDGRGESVGKRIRDGELAKVPYLLIVGDREVETRTASVRARHGDLDGDLPLIGLADTLRAGVPAR, translated from the coding sequence ATGTTCCACCCGTCTGCCCGGGCGCGCAAGAGGGGTCCGGCCCCCGGCACGGGCGTTGCTAGCATCGCGCGCCGCATGCACGTCGTCCTTCCCGATGGAAACCGGCTGGACCTGCCCGAAGGGGCAACCGGATACGACGCCGCCGCCGCTATCGGCCCGGGCCTCGCAAAGGCCGCGCTGGCAGTGCGGGTGGGCGACGAGATCCGCGATCTCGCGGGCCCGCTTGCCAACGGCGAGCAGATCGCCATCGTCACGGGCAAGAGCGGCGATGATCACCTGTACGTCATGCGCCACTCGGCCGCGCACGTGATGGCCGAGGCCGTGATGAGCCTCTTCCCGGGCACGCGGTTCGGATTCGGGCCGCCCATCGCCGACGGCTTCTATTACGACTTCGAGCTCGACGCGCCGATCACCGAGGACGACTTCCCGGCCATCGAGGCCGAGATCAACCGCATCGCCAAGAGCAAGTCGCCCTTCGAGCGCAGCGTCATGAGCATCCCCGACGCCAAGGCCTTCTTCGAGGAGCGCGCGCAGCCCTATAAGGTGGACCAGGTGGAGGAGCTCGGCCGCCAGGGCGAGGCCGACGTGTCGCTGTACCGCGAGCGCGACTTCACCGACCTCTGCCGCGGCCCGCATGTGCACGACACCGGGAAGATCGGGCACGTGAAGCTGCTCTCGGTGGCCGGTGCGTACTGGCGCGGCAGCGAGAAGAACCCCATGCTCACGCGGGTGTACGCCACGGCGTTCCCCACCAAGGCGGAGCTCGACGAGTACCTCGAGCGCCTCGAGGCCGCCCGGGCGCGTGACCACCGCCGCGTGGGCCGCGACCTCGGCATCTTCTACTTCGACGAGGCCGGCCCGGGGTTCCCGTTCTTCCTGCCCAAGGGCATGGTGGTGGTGAACGAGATCCAGTCGGCGCTGCGCACCGAGCTCGACGGCATGGGCTACCAGGAGATCCGCACCCCCACGATGCTCTCGGATGAGCTCTGGAAGCAGAGCGGTCACTACGAGCACTACAAGGACAACATGTACTTCACGGAGGTGGATGAGCAGGGGTTCGCCGTGAAGCCCATGAACTGCCCGGGCGCCTGCCTGGTGTTCCGGTCCACGCGCCGCTCGTACCGCGATCTGCCGCTTCGCCTGGCGGAGTTCGGGCACGTGCACCGCCACGAGCTCTCCGGCGTGCTGCATGGCCTGTTCCGCGTGCGGGCGTTCACGCAGGACGACGCCCACGTGTTCTGCCGCATGGACCAGATCCAGTCGGAGGTGCGGTCGATCCTCGACCTCACGGAGCGCTTCTACGCGCGGTTCGGGTTCGAGGACGTGTCGATGTTCCTCTCCACGCGCCCCGAGAAGGCCACGGGCACGCCCGAGATGTGGGACCAGGCCGAGGAGGCCCTGCGCCAGGCGCTGGGCGATCGCGAGTACGGCATCAAAGAGGGTGACGGCGCCTTCTACGGCCCGAAGATCGACATCCAGGTCACCGACACCATGGGGCGCTCGTGGCAGCTGGGCACGTGCCAGCTCGACTTCTACATGCCCGAGCGCTTCGGCCTCACCTACACCACGGCCGACGACACCGAGGAGCGCCCGGTCATCATCCACCGGGCCATCACGGGGTCGCTCGAGCGCTTCTTGGGCATCCTGCTCGAGGACACCGGCGGCGACCTGCCCTTCTGGATCGCCCCGGAGCAGGCGCGGGTGATTCCCGTGAGCGACCGCCACGCGCCGTATGCCGACGAGGTGTGCGCCACACTCAGAGGATCGGGGCTGCGGGCCGACGTGGACGGCCGCGGAGAGAGCGTGGGCAAGCGCATCCGCGATGGCGAGCTGGCCAAGGTGCCGTACCTGCTCATCGTGGGCGACCGCGAGGTGGAGACCCGCACCGCGTCGGTGCGCGCGCGGCATGGCGACCTCGACGGCGACCTGCCGCTCATCGGCCTGGCCGACACCCTGCGCGCGGGGGTGCCCGCGCGGTGA
- a CDS encoding serine protease, whose protein sequence is MRGSIRAVEGRAATGTWEVYGARCGWYVRSVRRLILIATVLGLVAIGVPGAWASAEGPDVSTRIVGSPADAVQSEWQFVSLVSPSGGLCAGSVVAPRWILTAAHCTFDSPGNPISSFALYPSAYARAALPPAQAPDAVRVYPSYVPNAFPWDFALMRLPTATATPGVAIPAPSDDAAITLARAATPTGARNGRIAGWGSTGAAGSGPYPPILQTIPGGVPILVDSQCNPPEFQAASMVCAGGFPTSGTSDDTCRGDSGGPLAADINGRRLLIGLTSFGPVPCGNSSIPGVYSKVQAVRDWICDTVTSPTAITATADGTSVDVAWSPDATTCPWRDPSVSVSASPGGASTTVALSSGSARLTGLAAGTAYSISAQVVSSAGATPPAAIASVSTAAPAPTPAPAPTTAPCSKTFYQQDARTARNADAPDGTSAVRVVSRLRIYEDAASWCRVSLTFMFRDTRNQKRLSQLPGSALGHRKLTGKDFSAPVVSWPTMKEFRFEGSDSTGLGRKDARLVLVSYLERIKGMPAQSNVELMVVRRIPTNAATAESATNPLFAQKNSFGTVVGWATVS, encoded by the coding sequence ATGCGGGGCTCCATTCGTGCAGTCGAGGGTCGTGCGGCCACGGGGACCTGGGAAGTCTACGGGGCGCGATGCGGCTGGTACGTTCGCTCGGTGCGCCGGCTCATCCTTATCGCCACGGTGCTCGGGCTCGTCGCCATAGGGGTCCCGGGCGCGTGGGCCTCGGCGGAGGGCCCGGACGTCAGCACCCGCATCGTCGGCTCGCCGGCCGACGCGGTGCAGTCGGAGTGGCAGTTCGTCTCACTGGTCTCGCCGAGCGGCGGCCTATGCGCCGGGTCGGTGGTGGCGCCGCGATGGATCCTCACGGCGGCCCACTGCACCTTCGACTCCCCCGGCAACCCCATCTCGTCGTTCGCGCTGTACCCGAGCGCCTACGCCCGGGCTGCGCTGCCGCCAGCCCAGGCCCCCGATGCCGTTCGCGTCTACCCCTCGTACGTGCCCAACGCCTTCCCCTGGGACTTCGCGCTGATGCGGCTTCCCACGGCCACCGCGACTCCGGGCGTGGCGATTCCGGCGCCCAGCGACGATGCCGCCATCACCCTCGCCCGGGCCGCGACGCCGACGGGGGCGCGCAACGGACGCATCGCGGGCTGGGGCAGCACGGGCGCCGCCGGGTCGGGCCCGTACCCGCCGATCCTCCAGACGATCCCGGGAGGCGTGCCGATCCTGGTCGACAGCCAGTGCAACCCCCCCGAATTCCAGGCGGCGTCAATGGTGTGCGCTGGCGGATTCCCCACGAGCGGGACATCCGACGACACCTGCCGTGGCGATTCCGGCGGCCCGCTCGCCGCCGACATCAACGGGCGCCGGCTGCTCATCGGCCTCACGAGCTTCGGCCCCGTGCCGTGCGGCAACTCGTCGATCCCGGGCGTCTACTCGAAGGTGCAGGCCGTGCGCGACTGGATCTGCGACACCGTGACCTCCCCGACGGCCATCACGGCCACGGCGGACGGCACGAGCGTGGACGTCGCCTGGTCGCCCGATGCCACCACGTGTCCGTGGCGCGACCCATCGGTGTCGGTGAGCGCCAGCCCGGGGGGTGCCAGCACCACGGTGGCCCTGTCGTCGGGTAGCGCGCGCCTCACGGGCCTCGCTGCCGGCACCGCTTATTCCATCAGCGCGCAGGTGGTGTCATCGGCGGGGGCCACGCCACCCGCGGCCATCGCGAGCGTGTCCACTGCCGCACCGGCGCCCACACCTGCGCCGGCACCCACCACTGCGCCGTGTTCCAAGACCTTCTACCAGCAGGACGCCCGCACGGCGCGCAACGCGGACGCTCCGGACGGCACCTCCGCCGTCCGGGTGGTCTCGCGCCTGCGCATCTACGAGGATGCCGCGTCATGGTGCCGGGTGAGCCTCACCTTCATGTTCCGCGACACGCGCAACCAGAAGCGCCTGTCGCAGCTGCCGGGCTCTGCGCTGGGCCACCGCAAGCTCACCGGAAAGGACTTCAGTGCCCCGGTGGTCTCGTGGCCCACCATGAAGGAGTTCCGCTTCGAGGGCTCCGACTCCACCGGGCTCGGCAGGAAGGACGCTCGCCTCGTGCTGGTGTCGTACCTCGAGCGCATCAAGGGCATGCCCGCGCAGTCGAACGTGGAGCTGATGGTGGTGCGGCGCATCCCCACCAATGCAGCGACGGCCGAGAGTGCCACCAACCCGCTGTTCGCGCAGAAGAACTCCTTCGGAACGGTGGTCGGGTGGGCAACGGTGTCGTGA
- the yvcK gene encoding uridine diphosphate-N-acetylglucosamine-binding protein YvcK: MHGRPAPQRHRGRGTGRPVRAVAGRHRGPSRLRSPGRGEVGVNTPHVAALGGGTGLSSLLRGLKRRDLNVSAIVGVADDGGSSGRLRRELGMLPPGDIRNVLVALADDESLMGRLFQHRFADGDLSGHPFGNLILAALTEVTGSFDEAVREASRVLKVNGRVIPGALEHVRLWAEREDGSEACGETLIASGVGACRRVWLDPEPAAHPDALAAISDADLILLGPGSVFTSVLPHLAVGDIAEAVAQSRGLRAYVCNIMTQPGETDGMDALAHLDRVLEMAPDAVDVVVVHAGALEPAALTQYAAQGQEPVLVDVPALESRGVRVVAADIAEDDHAVRHSPEALADVLMPLAREGADRRAASGSAHPA, from the coding sequence CTGCACGGGCGGCCGGCACCGCAGCGTCACCGTGGCCGAGGCACTGGCCGCCCGGTACGCGCAGTCGCTGGACGCCACCGTGGCCCATCGCGACTCCGGTCGCCCGGCCGAGGTGAGGTCGGCGTGAACACCCCGCACGTGGCGGCCCTCGGTGGCGGCACCGGGCTGTCGTCGCTGCTTCGCGGCCTCAAGCGGCGCGACCTGAACGTCTCGGCCATCGTGGGCGTGGCCGATGACGGCGGGTCGTCCGGCCGCCTGCGGCGTGAGCTCGGCATGCTGCCGCCGGGCGATATCCGCAACGTGCTCGTGGCCCTGGCTGATGATGAGTCGCTCATGGGCCGCCTCTTCCAGCACCGGTTCGCCGACGGCGACCTCTCGGGCCACCCGTTCGGCAACCTCATCCTCGCGGCCCTCACCGAGGTGACCGGGTCATTCGACGAGGCCGTGCGCGAGGCATCGCGCGTGCTCAAGGTAAATGGCCGGGTCATCCCCGGAGCGCTCGAGCACGTGCGCCTGTGGGCCGAGCGCGAGGATGGCTCGGAGGCCTGCGGCGAGACCCTCATCGCGTCGGGCGTGGGCGCCTGCCGCCGGGTGTGGCTCGACCCCGAGCCCGCCGCACACCCCGACGCCCTCGCCGCCATCTCAGATGCCGACCTGATCCTGCTCGGCCCCGGCTCTGTGTTCACCAGCGTGCTGCCGCACCTCGCGGTGGGGGACATCGCCGAGGCCGTGGCCCAGTCGCGCGGGCTGCGCGCCTACGTGTGCAACATCATGACCCAGCCCGGCGAGACCGACGGCATGGACGCCCTTGCCCACCTCGACCGCGTGCTCGAGATGGCGCCCGACGCCGTGGACGTGGTGGTGGTGCACGCCGGCGCGCTCGAGCCCGCCGCGCTGACGCAGTATGCCGCCCAGGGGCAGGAGCCCGTGTTGGTGGACGTGCCCGCGCTGGAGTCTCGGGGGGTGCGGGTGGTGGCCGCCGACATCGCCGAGGACGACCACGCCGTGCGCCACTCGCCCGAGGCCCTGGCCGACGTGCTCATGCCCCTTGCGCGGGAAGGCGCCGACCGCCGCGCCGCGTCGGGTTCCGCGCACCCCGCGTGA
- the rapZ gene encoding RNase adapter RapZ: protein MELTIITGLSGAGKSGAMGAFEDADFFCIDNLPPQLLPSLVDLFRLEGSSLERAALVFDVRGGAWFDELAHELDRIAQIPDIHMQMLFLEASDEVLLARFRETRRRHPLAAGGEVLRGIEKERALLQDLRDRADVVIDTSAMNPWELRDAVAQEMAPSHRPRMRVTFASFGFKHGVPREADLMFDVRFLRNPHYVADLTTLTGQDAAVADYVADDRDYAGFTDRLFALLDYVLPLYEAEGKRHLVVAIGCTGGRHRSVTVAEALAARYAQSLDATVAHRDSGRPAEVRSA, encoded by the coding sequence ATGGAGTTGACGATCATCACCGGCCTTTCGGGGGCCGGCAAGTCGGGGGCGATGGGCGCATTCGAGGATGCCGACTTCTTCTGCATCGACAACCTGCCGCCGCAGTTGCTGCCGTCGCTCGTGGACCTCTTCCGCCTGGAGGGCAGCAGCCTGGAGCGCGCCGCCCTGGTGTTCGACGTGCGCGGTGGCGCCTGGTTCGACGAGCTCGCGCACGAGCTCGACCGCATCGCGCAGATCCCCGACATCCACATGCAGATGCTGTTCCTCGAGGCCTCGGATGAGGTGTTGCTGGCCCGGTTCCGCGAGACGCGCCGGCGCCACCCGCTGGCCGCGGGCGGCGAGGTGCTGCGCGGCATCGAGAAGGAGCGCGCCCTGCTGCAGGACCTTCGCGACCGCGCCGACGTGGTGATCGACACCAGCGCGATGAACCCCTGGGAGCTCCGGGACGCCGTGGCGCAGGAGATGGCGCCGTCGCACCGCCCGCGCATGCGCGTCACGTTCGCGTCGTTCGGTTTCAAGCACGGCGTGCCGCGTGAGGCCGACCTGATGTTCGACGTGAGGTTCCTGCGCAACCCGCACTACGTGGCCGACCTCACGACGCTCACGGGGCAGGACGCCGCGGTGGCCGACTACGTGGCGGACGACCGCGACTACGCGGGGTTCACAGATCGCCTGTTCGCGCTGCTCGACTACGTGCTTCCGCTCTACGAGGCCGAGGGCAAGCGGCACCTGGTGGTGGCCATCGGCTGCACGGGCGGCCGGCACCGCAGCGTCACCGTGGCCGAGGCACTGGCCGCCCGGTACGCGCAGTCGCTGGACGCCACCGTGGCCCATCGCGACTCCGGTCGCCCGGCCGAGGTGAGGTCGGCGTGA
- a CDS encoding methyltransferase domain-containing protein, whose protein sequence is MEPRMIDDDRTLVANGFTETASDYEDAVRFNIEGGQRLVMSIPPGHYDDVLDVGCGTGWTTQAIVDRFRPARITGVDPSEGMLEQFEAKLGGIEGVEVALAQGDVENMPVPDGSFDLVVCAMAYHWFPRKWAAAEAIAAKMKPGGVLAILCSGRGGEQAYRDILANMEPPNYVWLGAFDAVQRDIPEMEDYLVQAGLTVDDIWMERRVRHTSVEAYTQRMRVVASHLIGDMPEDEAEAYLAEVERRMREVSGPRGWTYDFTKLYAIARKPA, encoded by the coding sequence ATGGAGCCCCGCATGATCGACGACGACCGCACTCTCGTGGCCAATGGATTCACCGAGACGGCATCCGACTACGAGGACGCCGTACGGTTCAACATCGAGGGCGGCCAGCGCCTGGTGATGTCGATCCCGCCCGGGCACTACGACGACGTGCTGGACGTCGGCTGCGGCACCGGCTGGACCACCCAGGCGATCGTCGACCGCTTCCGTCCGGCACGCATCACGGGGGTTGACCCATCGGAGGGCATGCTCGAGCAGTTCGAGGCGAAGCTCGGCGGCATCGAGGGCGTGGAGGTGGCCCTGGCGCAGGGCGACGTGGAGAACATGCCGGTGCCCGACGGCTCCTTCGACCTGGTGGTGTGCGCCATGGCCTACCACTGGTTCCCCCGCAAGTGGGCGGCGGCCGAGGCGATTGCCGCGAAGATGAAGCCGGGTGGCGTGCTGGCCATCCTGTGCTCGGGGCGCGGCGGCGAGCAGGCCTACCGGGACATCCTCGCCAACATGGAGCCGCCCAACTACGTGTGGCTCGGGGCCTTCGACGCCGTGCAGCGGGATATCCCCGAGATGGAGGACTACCTGGTGCAGGCGGGCCTTACGGTGGACGACATCTGGATGGAGCGCCGCGTGCGCCACACCTCGGTGGAGGCTTACACGCAGCGCATGCGCGTGGTGGCCAGCCACCTGATCGGCGACATGCCCGAGGACGAGGCCGAGGCCTACCTGGCCGAGGTGGAGCGCCGCATGCGCGAGGTGTCCGGCCCGCGCGGCTGGACCTACGACTTCACCAAGCTCTACGCCATCGCCCGCAAGCCCGCCTAG
- a CDS encoding pilus assembly protein — protein sequence MHGNAPSRMREDASCRLPGHVASRARAGQASVELVALVPLIALAVAVVVQVGLAAHAWGAAREAARAGARAQSVQAPAGAAARRMLGSDLARGSLVRMREDRFGREHVSVRVRVPMIVPWVPAPSVSADAEVPQ from the coding sequence ATGCATGGGAATGCGCCGAGCCGGATGCGCGAGGACGCGTCGTGCCGGCTGCCCGGGCACGTGGCGAGCCGCGCCCGCGCGGGGCAGGCGTCGGTGGAGCTGGTGGCGCTCGTGCCGCTCATCGCGCTGGCCGTGGCGGTGGTGGTGCAGGTGGGGCTGGCCGCGCATGCATGGGGCGCGGCGCGCGAGGCCGCGCGGGCGGGCGCACGCGCGCAATCGGTGCAGGCGCCCGCCGGTGCGGCGGCGCGGCGCATGCTGGGAAGCGATCTGGCGCGGGGTTCCCTCGTGCGCATGCGCGAGGACCGCTTCGGGCGTGAGCACGTGTCGGTGCGCGTGCGCGTGCCGATGATCGTGCCGTGGGTGCCCGCGCCCAGCGTGTCTGCCGATGCCGAGGTTCCGCAGTGA